From Brochothrix thermosphacta DSM 20171 = FSL F6-1036, a single genomic window includes:
- a CDS encoding DUF1700 domain-containing protein produces the protein MNKNQFIMTLSKHLKRLPAEERDDILTYYSEFIDEGMTMKTENEVIAEIGSPKRIAREVTADFAIKELNDKDTSVKRRSTTLWWVMAGILSSPVTLPLMVVVVALLMVAAVVSLTLVVCYAVVFIAFTISGLGAAIAGILIIPENVASSFFFVGIGFVAMAIGGLLMLPFKTFCQFLFKVISGTIQKLYRKIQSKRGVNR, from the coding sequence ATGAATAAAAATCAATTTATAATGACTTTATCAAAGCATTTAAAACGATTACCAGCTGAAGAAAGAGACGATATACTAACATACTATAGTGAATTTATCGATGAAGGTATGACAATGAAAACTGAAAATGAGGTGATAGCAGAAATTGGAAGTCCAAAACGTATCGCACGGGAAGTTACCGCTGATTTTGCTATTAAAGAACTGAATGATAAAGATACCTCAGTAAAACGTCGCTCAACAACCTTGTGGTGGGTGATGGCAGGAATTCTTTCAAGCCCAGTAACATTACCTCTTATGGTAGTAGTAGTGGCTTTGCTAATGGTAGCAGCAGTTGTAAGTTTAACACTCGTTGTTTGTTACGCAGTTGTTTTTATTGCCTTTACAATCAGCGGTCTTGGTGCAGCTATAGCAGGTATACTTATTATTCCAGAAAATGTTGCATCGAGTTTTTTCTTTGTCGGTATTGGTTTTGTGGCAATGGCAATCGGTGGGTTACTAATGTTACCTTTTAAAACGTTTTGTCAGTTTTTATTCAAAGTTATCTCGGGTACAATTCAAAAGTTGTATCGTAAAATTCAATCAAAACGAGGTGTCAATCGATGA
- the tsaD gene encoding tRNA (adenosine(37)-N6)-threonylcarbamoyltransferase complex transferase subunit TsaD, with protein sequence MTNNRLILAFESSCDETSVAVVRNGNEILSNVVSSQIKSHQRFGGVVPEIASRHHVEQITYVIEQALTEADKTIEEMDAIAVTEGPGLVGALLIGVSAAKALAFTHDKPLIGVHHIEGHILANQLIEPLNYPLIALVVSGGHTELVYMKNNHSFEIIGETRDDAAGEAYDKVGRTMGLTYPGGAKIDQLAAEGEDTYNFPRAMLHEDNLDFSFSGLKSAFINTIHNKEQRNEPIDKANFAASFQAAVVDVLVGKTMRALEKYPVKQLLMAGGVAANQGLRTGLTVALTERFPDVKLIIPPLSLCGDNAAMIGAAADMLFEQGEFRGMDMNARPGFMFEQH encoded by the coding sequence ATGACAAACAATCGATTAATATTAGCGTTTGAATCAAGCTGTGATGAAACAAGTGTAGCAGTTGTGCGTAACGGTAATGAAATTTTATCAAACGTGGTATCTTCTCAAATTAAAAGTCATCAGCGTTTTGGCGGTGTTGTTCCTGAAATTGCTTCACGTCATCATGTCGAACAGATTACGTATGTGATTGAACAAGCATTAACAGAGGCGGATAAAACAATTGAAGAGATGGATGCAATTGCTGTAACAGAAGGACCAGGTTTAGTCGGGGCTTTACTTATTGGTGTAAGTGCAGCTAAAGCACTGGCTTTTACACACGATAAACCACTCATTGGGGTCCATCATATCGAAGGACATATTTTAGCAAATCAATTAATTGAACCACTTAATTATCCCTTGATAGCTTTGGTTGTCAGTGGTGGACATACTGAGTTGGTTTATATGAAAAACAATCATAGTTTTGAAATTATTGGTGAAACACGAGATGATGCTGCGGGTGAAGCCTACGATAAAGTGGGGCGCACAATGGGGTTAACATATCCTGGTGGTGCTAAGATAGATCAATTAGCAGCGGAAGGTGAAGATACTTATAACTTTCCAAGAGCGATGTTACATGAAGATAATTTAGACTTTAGTTTTTCAGGTTTAAAATCAGCTTTTATTAATACGATACATAATAAAGAGCAACGTAATGAACCAATTGATAAAGCTAATTTTGCAGCTAGTTTTCAAGCAGCGGTTGTTGATGTATTAGTAGGCAAAACAATGCGTGCACTTGAAAAATACCCCGTTAAACAATTATTAATGGCGGGTGGTGTTGCGGCGAATCAAGGTTTGCGTACAGGTTTAACAGTTGCTTTAACCGAGCGCTTCCCTGATGTGAAACTTATTATTCCACCACTGTCTTTATGTGGTGATAATGCCGCCATGATTGGTGCAGCAGCAGATATGTTATTTGAACAAGGTGAGTTCCGCGGCATGGATATGAATGCCCGTCCGGGTTTTATGTTCGAACAACATTAA
- a CDS encoding redox-sensing transcriptional repressor Rex: MFNKYPDIPKASAKRMGLYYQYVKTLENNQIDRVSSKEISKDLRIEAATVRRDLSYFGALGKKGYGYSVESLMTFFEDLFSDTHSRLMAVVGMDLLGKSLLHYPSFSAANMSVSCAFDFTDNEVGTIENGVPIYSISDFKKIIEEKQIETLLIACSGDEATQLMGKIPGTSITTILNFSAVAIHAPKTVLVRTIDFAEELQILFSLNSRVQTLASQLEKTE, encoded by the coding sequence TTGTTTAACAAATACCCTGATATACCTAAAGCATCGGCAAAGCGTATGGGTTTGTATTATCAGTATGTAAAAACATTGGAAAACAATCAGATAGATCGTGTCTCATCAAAAGAGATAAGTAAAGATCTTCGGATTGAGGCAGCAACTGTGCGCCGTGATCTTTCTTATTTTGGGGCGTTAGGAAAGAAAGGGTACGGCTATAGTGTAGAAAGTTTAATGACATTTTTTGAGGATCTTTTTTCAGATACACATAGTCGTTTGATGGCAGTTGTGGGCATGGATTTATTGGGGAAATCATTGTTACACTATCCTAGTTTTAGTGCAGCCAATATGTCAGTGAGTTGTGCATTTGATTTTACTGATAATGAGGTGGGCACAATTGAAAATGGTGTTCCGATATATAGCATTAGTGATTTCAAAAAAATAATAGAAGAAAAACAGATTGAAACTTTGTTGATTGCCTGTTCTGGTGATGAAGCGACACAGTTGATGGGAAAAATCCCAGGAACATCAATCACAACAATTTTGAATTTTAGTGCAGTGGCAATTCACGCACCAAAAACTGTTTTAGTACGCACGATTGATTTTGCTGAGGAACTGCAAATCCTTTTTTCATTAAATAGTCGTGTGCAAACATTGGCCTCGCAATTAGAAAAAACAGAATAG
- a CDS encoding PadR family transcriptional regulator: MNFQIGAALLDFCVLGVLAREDAYGYALTVEVKKVMDISESTLYPVLRRLKKDEHVITYDEAYQGRNRRYYKITEKGLAHKELLASEWEIFQGKIKQVVEGEGKHE, from the coding sequence ATGAATTTTCAAATAGGTGCGGCGTTACTCGATTTCTGTGTACTGGGTGTTTTAGCACGCGAAGATGCTTATGGTTACGCCTTAACAGTTGAGGTAAAAAAAGTAATGGATATTAGTGAATCAACCTTATATCCGGTCTTGCGCCGACTTAAGAAAGACGAACATGTTATTACGTATGATGAAGCTTATCAAGGAAGAAACAGACGTTATTACAAAATTACAGAAAAAGGTCTGGCACATAAAGAATTATTAGCCAGTGAGTGGGAAATTTTCCAAGGGAAAATAAAACAAGTTGTTGAAGGAGAGGGCAAACATGAATAA
- a CDS encoding peptide ABC transporter substrate-binding protein — protein MSKKSIFLIAIISILTLVLAACGSNNAAPEKKSNNTTNKSVHFVETEDLLTLNTTNEEDFASFTAQNQVLEGLYSLDKQDNVIPAVAKSLPKISADKKTYTIQLRDDAKWSDGSAVTAKDFVYAWQRAVSPKTAPSYSILFVNSIKNAKEVNEGKLKSSELGVKAVNDYELQIELIKPISYFPSLLSFQTFFPIKQSYLEKQGDKYGTSSATTLYNGPFTLKGWSASGDGWTYVKNKNYWDAKNVKVDDIKVSVVKNTGTAVNLYQSGDVDRVVLDGEFAKQYRGSKDFQNEKDALVAYLRLNETKESPLKNKDLRKAVSLAINKETLVNKILDDGSFVADGFIPKNFINNPETNAEFRTDAGTLQKQDLKEAQTAWKAAQKSLGKDKINLVYLTSDSDTDKKIAEYITDQLQKDLPGLTVEIKALPSKNKQQAYFEGDYDISDGAWMPDYKDATTYLNIFESKSSQNYIGFKNTTYDQLLNDADNKNAGNDEARWKNLVAAENILVNKEYAITPLYQKQTALLQKDRVANVVKHNFGSPYSYKYITVK, from the coding sequence ATGTCTAAAAAAAGCATATTTTTGATAGCGATCATCAGTATATTAACCTTGGTCCTTGCTGCTTGTGGTTCAAACAATGCAGCCCCTGAAAAAAAATCAAATAATACCACTAATAAATCAGTTCATTTTGTTGAAACTGAAGATTTATTAACCCTTAATACAACTAATGAAGAGGATTTCGCAAGTTTCACAGCACAAAATCAAGTTTTAGAAGGATTGTATTCTCTCGATAAACAAGATAATGTTATCCCTGCAGTTGCTAAGTCATTGCCTAAAATTAGTGCTGATAAGAAAACATATACCATTCAATTACGAGATGACGCTAAATGGTCTGATGGTTCAGCAGTCACAGCAAAAGACTTTGTTTATGCATGGCAACGTGCTGTCTCACCTAAAACTGCACCTTCTTATTCAATTTTATTTGTAAATAGCATTAAAAATGCAAAAGAAGTAAATGAAGGAAAATTAAAAAGCAGTGAACTTGGCGTTAAGGCTGTCAATGACTATGAGTTACAAATCGAATTGATTAAACCCATCAGTTACTTCCCGTCACTTTTAAGTTTCCAAACTTTTTTTCCAATTAAACAAAGCTACCTAGAAAAACAAGGGGATAAATATGGAACATCAAGTGCCACAACTTTATACAATGGCCCTTTCACACTCAAAGGTTGGAGTGCTAGTGGCGATGGTTGGACTTATGTTAAAAACAAAAATTACTGGGATGCTAAAAATGTCAAAGTTGATGACATTAAAGTATCCGTTGTGAAAAATACAGGTACCGCCGTTAATCTTTATCAAAGTGGCGATGTTGATCGTGTCGTATTAGATGGTGAATTTGCTAAACAATATCGTGGCTCTAAAGATTTCCAAAATGAAAAAGATGCCCTTGTTGCTTATTTGCGTTTAAATGAAACTAAAGAGTCACCTTTAAAAAATAAAGACTTACGAAAAGCTGTCAGCTTAGCAATTAACAAAGAAACGCTTGTTAACAAAATTCTCGATGATGGTTCTTTTGTAGCTGACGGTTTTATTCCTAAAAATTTCATTAATAACCCAGAGACAAATGCTGAGTTTAGAACGGATGCTGGTACATTACAAAAACAAGACTTAAAAGAAGCTCAAACAGCATGGAAAGCAGCTCAAAAATCTTTAGGTAAAGACAAAATTAATCTTGTATACCTTACATCTGATAGCGACACAGATAAAAAAATCGCTGAATATATCACAGATCAACTTCAAAAAGACTTACCAGGTTTAACTGTTGAAATTAAAGCTTTACCAAGTAAAAACAAACAGCAAGCTTATTTCGAAGGAGATTATGACATTTCAGATGGTGCTTGGATGCCTGATTATAAAGATGCTACGACTTATCTTAATATTTTCGAATCTAAAAGTAGTCAAAATTACATTGGTTTTAAAAATACAACCTATGACCAATTATTAAATGATGCTGATAATAAAAACGCGGGTAACGATGAAGCACGCTGGAAAAACTTAGTGGCTGCTGAAAACATTCTTGTAAATAAAGAGTATGCCATCACACCACTCTATCAAAAACAAACAGCATTGTTACAAAAAGATCGTGTTGCTAATGTAGTAAAACATAACTTTGGTTCACCTTATAGTTATAAATATATCACTGTAAAATAA
- a CDS encoding ABC transporter ATP-binding protein codes for MITLKKVSKTIVKHHIIKDFSLEIEEKKITAIIGPNGSGKTTLFRLITGLYRPTTGDIERTLPTERCFFLQGNEMLYPILSGKDHLELIAKAYQPKRSIDSVTRLLQIDGFINLKVKTYSLGMKQQLLFAMALLSEAELYVLDEPLNGLDLLVSKQIKQHIKRLIADDKTVIFSTHQLQDVDELADVVHFIKKGVLVEADNLVDPLTDSYHLQLEKQLTDEEKQRLLACETIKNIKHMSDTEIIVEIEQQTIRLLMAIFSQWNINVLKLTLLAAKTMYNYEAIYGEEAASD; via the coding sequence ATGATAACGCTAAAAAAAGTGTCTAAAACGATTGTTAAGCATCATATTATCAAGGATTTTTCGTTAGAAATTGAAGAAAAAAAAATCACGGCTATCATTGGACCTAATGGGAGTGGTAAAACAACACTTTTTCGTTTAATTACTGGTTTGTATCGGCCGACTACTGGTGATATTGAGCGAACACTTCCAACGGAAAGGTGTTTTTTCTTACAAGGTAATGAGATGTTGTATCCGATTCTTAGTGGGAAAGATCATTTAGAGTTGATTGCTAAAGCTTATCAACCTAAAAGAAGTATTGATTCAGTAACAAGACTATTACAGATTGATGGTTTTATAAATTTGAAAGTTAAAACCTATTCATTAGGTATGAAGCAACAATTGTTGTTTGCGATGGCATTGTTATCCGAAGCAGAGTTATATGTGTTGGATGAACCGCTAAATGGGCTAGATTTATTAGTGAGTAAGCAAATCAAACAACACATCAAGCGTTTAATAGCTGATGACAAAACAGTTATTTTTTCAACGCATCAATTGCAAGACGTAGATGAATTAGCAGATGTGGTCCACTTTATAAAAAAGGGTGTGCTTGTTGAAGCCGATAATCTTGTTGATCCTTTGACCGACAGTTACCATCTACAGTTAGAGAAGCAACTGACCGATGAAGAAAAACAACGTTTGTTAGCCTGTGAGACGATAAAAAACATAAAGCATATGAGTGACACTGAAATAATAGTGGAAATTGAACAACAGACCATACGTTTACTGATGGCAATATTTAGTCAATGGAACATTAATGTCCTTAAACTCACATTGTTAGCAGCTAAAACGATGTACAACTATGAAGCAATTTATGGTGAGGAGGCAGCTAGTGATTAA
- the fumC gene encoding class II fumarate hydratase — protein sequence MNVRIEKDTMGTIEVPADHLWGAQTQRSFENFKIGDEKMPVALIIAFAELKKAASVANYQLGKLSQVKQAAIATACDEIIAGKWPHEFPLSVWQTGSGTQTNMNMNEVIAFRANLLITEENVHPNDDVNMSQSSNDTFPTAMHIAAYRQIHAHLLPIVKEMTVVLTQKKTKYQHLVKIGRTHLQDATPLTFGQEISGWEAMMNASFAQIEQSAQTILELAIGGTAVGTGLNADPRFGDLVATQLAEQTGYPFISAANKFHALTSHDALVYTHGAIKGLAANAMKIANDIRFLASGPRSGFGELSIPANEPGSSIMPGKVNPTQSEALTMVAVQVMGNDATVGIAASQGNFELNVYKPVIIYNVLQSVGLLADALDSFNRHCLIGLEALPERMNELVEQSLMLVTALNPYIGYEKAAEIAKKAFADNSSLRAAALATGYVTETQYNEWIDPLKMVNLPEDDK from the coding sequence ATGAACGTGAGAATCGAAAAAGATACAATGGGAACAATTGAGGTACCTGCTGATCATTTATGGGGCGCACAAACACAACGCAGTTTTGAGAATTTTAAAATTGGCGATGAAAAAATGCCAGTGGCATTAATTATCGCTTTTGCTGAATTGAAAAAAGCTGCGAGTGTGGCTAACTACCAATTAGGGAAATTATCGCAAGTAAAACAAGCAGCAATTGCGACAGCGTGTGATGAAATTATTGCTGGCAAATGGCCTCATGAATTTCCTTTATCTGTATGGCAGACAGGAAGCGGAACGCAAACAAATATGAACATGAATGAAGTCATTGCATTTCGAGCGAATCTTCTCATTACAGAGGAGAACGTACATCCGAATGATGATGTCAATATGTCACAAAGTTCAAATGATACGTTCCCAACTGCAATGCATATCGCTGCTTATCGTCAAATTCATGCGCACCTTCTGCCAATCGTTAAAGAGATGACAGTCGTCTTAACACAGAAAAAAACAAAGTACCAACACCTTGTTAAAATAGGTCGTACCCATTTACAGGATGCGACACCCCTTACTTTCGGACAAGAAATTTCAGGTTGGGAAGCAATGATGAACGCTTCATTTGCACAAATTGAACAAAGCGCTCAGACTATTTTAGAACTTGCAATCGGCGGAACTGCTGTAGGGACAGGTCTTAATGCAGATCCGCGCTTTGGCGATTTAGTGGCAACACAATTAGCTGAACAAACGGGTTATCCATTTATTAGTGCAGCTAACAAGTTCCATGCTCTAACAAGCCATGATGCGCTAGTGTATACGCATGGCGCTATTAAAGGATTAGCAGCTAATGCAATGAAAATTGCTAATGATATCCGCTTTTTAGCGAGTGGTCCACGTAGCGGTTTTGGTGAATTAAGTATCCCAGCAAATGAACCCGGCAGCTCGATTATGCCAGGTAAAGTAAACCCAACTCAAAGTGAAGCGTTAACCATGGTCGCTGTACAGGTGATGGGTAATGATGCGACAGTTGGAATCGCCGCGAGCCAAGGAAATTTTGAATTGAATGTTTATAAGCCAGTGATTATCTACAATGTACTACAATCCGTTGGTTTACTAGCAGATGCGTTAGATTCGTTCAATCGTCATTGTTTAATTGGACTTGAGGCACTACCTGAACGAATGAATGAACTTGTAGAGCAATCGCTTATGCTTGTAACAGCCTTGAATCCATATATCGGCTATGAAAAAGCAGCTGAAATTGCGAAAAAGGCTTTTGCAGATAATAGTTCGTTAAGAGCAGCGGCATTAGCAACAGGTTATGTGACGGAAACACAATATAATGAGTGGATTGATCCATTAAAAATGGTCAATTTACCAGAAGACGATAAATGA
- a CDS encoding ABC-F family ATP-binding cassette domain-containing protein gives MILLQVSQLTKLFGAEPVLENIQLEIQTNDRIALVGKNGAGKSTLLKIIAGQISYDTGQISKPKDVTIGYLAQNTGLESDRTIWDEMLTVFEPLKKMETKMRSLEEQLATPAVYEDSERYQQVSSQYDILQHDFKEQGGYQYESDIRSILHGFRFYEERYNQVINSLSGGQKTRLALAKLLLSKNDILILDEPTNHLDIETLTWLEDYLSNYRGALLIVSHDRYFLDRVVNQVYSISRKKSTHYVGNYSHYLEQYAADLEKEWKLFDKQQDKIAKLEDFVQRNIVRASTTKRAQSRRKQLDKLDRLDKPQGDEKAAHFGFTIDKPSGKDALITTDLSIGYEGTPLSSNLNIDVKRTDAIALVGPNGVGKSTLLKTLIKQIPALAGSFNFGANTEIGYYDQEIATMNSRQTVLEELWSAYPSLDEKIIRTILGSFLFTGDDVKKAVNMLSGGEKARLALSKLTLQHANFLILDEPTNHLDIDSKEVLENALIDYEGTLLFVSHDRYFINRIANKVIELSAEDAVTYLGDYDYYVEKLAIQTERAEILAAETEVKQQIDTPNDRKLSYTEEKAIAQQARKKQREIEALELKIAETEETIEKLEHTLAQPEVFGDVAQTQTYHKELLEAQAILEKLFVDWEALSE, from the coding sequence ATGATATTATTACAAGTTAGTCAACTTACAAAACTATTCGGAGCCGAACCTGTGCTCGAAAATATACAGTTGGAAATCCAAACAAATGATCGAATTGCCTTAGTTGGTAAAAATGGTGCTGGTAAATCAACCTTATTAAAAATAATCGCTGGACAAATTTCATACGATACAGGTCAGATTAGTAAACCTAAAGATGTTACCATTGGTTATCTAGCTCAAAATACTGGCTTGGAATCTGATCGTACGATTTGGGATGAGATGCTGACCGTTTTTGAACCCTTAAAAAAAATGGAAACCAAAATGCGTTCCTTAGAAGAACAACTTGCAACGCCAGCTGTTTATGAAGATAGTGAACGTTATCAGCAAGTATCTTCCCAATATGATATTTTGCAACATGATTTTAAAGAACAAGGTGGTTATCAATACGAATCTGATATTCGCTCAATCTTACACGGTTTCCGTTTTTATGAAGAGCGTTATAATCAAGTGATTAATAGTCTTTCAGGGGGCCAAAAAACACGCTTGGCCTTAGCAAAACTGCTACTCTCCAAAAATGACATTTTAATTTTAGATGAACCGACTAACCATTTAGATATCGAGACATTAACATGGTTAGAGGATTACCTCTCTAACTATCGCGGTGCGTTACTTATCGTTTCACATGACCGTTATTTTCTAGATCGTGTGGTCAACCAAGTTTATAGCATTAGTCGTAAAAAATCGACGCATTATGTGGGTAACTATTCGCATTACCTCGAACAATATGCAGCTGATTTGGAAAAAGAATGGAAATTATTTGATAAACAGCAAGATAAAATCGCTAAACTAGAAGATTTTGTTCAACGTAATATAGTGCGTGCATCCACAACTAAACGTGCCCAATCACGGCGTAAACAACTCGATAAACTTGATCGTTTAGATAAACCTCAAGGTGATGAAAAAGCCGCACATTTTGGTTTTACGATTGATAAACCAAGTGGAAAAGATGCCCTTATAACAACAGACTTATCGATTGGTTATGAAGGTACGCCTCTTTCCTCTAATTTGAATATTGATGTTAAACGCACTGATGCTATTGCTCTTGTCGGTCCTAATGGTGTTGGAAAGTCAACATTGTTAAAAACTTTAATCAAACAAATACCAGCATTAGCTGGCAGTTTCAATTTTGGCGCAAATACGGAGATTGGCTATTATGATCAAGAAATAGCAACGATGAATAGTCGTCAAACTGTATTGGAAGAACTTTGGTCAGCTTATCCAAGCTTGGATGAAAAAATCATACGTACTATTTTGGGGTCTTTCCTCTTTACAGGCGATGATGTGAAAAAGGCTGTTAATATGTTGAGTGGTGGCGAAAAAGCTCGTCTAGCATTATCTAAATTAACGCTCCAACATGCCAATTTTCTGATTTTAGATGAACCTACTAACCATTTAGATATCGATAGTAAAGAAGTTTTAGAAAATGCTTTAATAGATTATGAAGGTACATTACTATTCGTTTCTCATGACCGTTATTTCATTAACCGTATTGCGAACAAAGTAATTGAATTATCTGCTGAAGACGCTGTTACCTATTTAGGAGACTATGATTATTATGTTGAAAAACTTGCCATTCAAACTGAACGCGCTGAGATTTTAGCGGCAGAAACTGAAGTAAAACAACAAATTGATACACCCAATGATCGCAAATTAAGCTACACAGAAGAAAAAGCAATTGCTCAACAAGCCCGAAAAAAGCAACGTGAAATCGAAGCTCTTGAACTGAAAATTGCAGAAACAGAAGAAACAATTGAAAAATTGGAACATACACTTGCACAGCCAGAAGTATTTGGTGACGTGGCTCAAACACAAACCTATCATAAAGAGTTATTAGAGGCTCAAGCTATCTTAGAAAAACTATTTGTGGATTGGGAAGCGTTATCCGAATAA
- a CDS encoding DUF4097 family beta strand repeat-containing protein, translating to MKKIRTSLFLLLLVGLILITVGYFKGPAYSLTWNNNRLVPIEYVTETQKVAAFKNIAIDVKDAEVEIISGDVAGVTLTHNKEAKMVVTSTDNRLEVKGKEGVSNVQIGLTSSYPKVTITVPKNSKLDQLAITNRSGDVKVEQQDTKEITLDLKSGDVNFSDVNVVGDLKIQQKYGDLQLDQVNSKILAVLNNAGDTKITKSKFEKFEFEGDYGDINVKASKFNQSTIKNASGDISLTENDMFGENVITNRYGDIKIKSPSTLAVKVITKYGDSYLNGNEINSNYHTQTKQTENSLSIESNSGDVAIDVRESR from the coding sequence ATGAAAAAAATAAGGACCAGTTTATTTTTATTACTATTAGTAGGTTTAATACTTATAACAGTTGGTTATTTTAAAGGACCAGCTTACAGCCTGACATGGAATAATAATCGTTTAGTACCGATAGAATATGTAACGGAAACACAAAAAGTAGCAGCGTTTAAAAACATTGCTATTGATGTGAAAGATGCTGAAGTTGAAATTATTTCTGGTGATGTAGCAGGCGTAACTTTGACACATAATAAAGAGGCTAAAATGGTTGTAACATCGACAGATAATCGTTTGGAAGTTAAAGGAAAAGAAGGTGTCAGTAATGTTCAAATTGGTTTAACGTCGAGTTATCCCAAAGTAACGATTACGGTTCCTAAAAATAGTAAATTGGATCAATTAGCAATTACGAATCGTAGTGGCGATGTTAAAGTTGAACAGCAAGATACTAAAGAAATCACTTTGGATTTGAAGAGTGGGGATGTTAATTTTTCTGATGTAAATGTAGTAGGTGATTTGAAGATACAACAAAAATATGGGGATTTACAGCTTGACCAAGTGAACAGCAAAATACTGGCAGTTCTTAATAACGCAGGCGATACTAAAATCACTAAAAGTAAGTTTGAAAAATTCGAGTTTGAGGGTGACTATGGTGATATTAATGTGAAAGCAAGTAAGTTTAATCAATCTACGATTAAAAATGCAAGCGGCGATATCTCACTAACTGAAAATGATATGTTTGGTGAAAATGTGATTACTAATCGTTATGGTGATATTAAAATCAAGAGCCCATCAACTTTGGCAGTAAAAGTCATCACTAAATATGGCGATAGTTACTTAAATGGGAATGAAATTAACAGTAATTATCACACGCAAACTAAGCAGACAGAAAACAGCTTAAGCATTGAATCAAATTCAGGTGATGTAGCCATCGATGTGAGAGAATCTCGCTAA
- a CDS encoding ABC transporter permease encodes MINLLLKFELKKVLKQKVVYVILFILIAATSMFYAIHNNQYHMLERGLAEEQVLNNTEVQRVIDETKLDIETEKDRQNLASEEKLLQLGVERVAALNANDSKTALQLEMLMEEHRIEEITSGRQDRSPDFQELETDLALKKEIAKKGYEYNSTMFSVWGPDFSVNMMRYMFPYFLPFCFILVITGVLGSDIETGKWRFLTTLPLKKSRIMGAKKFVAYGIGFVFIALLFLLSFFIAGTVNGYSYSDYPVLVKDVTGYHFITITKQLLQVILLVSAAMYFIVNLTTVLLLLFKNTVITMIVELVLLIITQQLTQRFEAVEATWLAFNPFIYFNIVDITEGNIVDHFKSAYFTTGTGILVLLASSIICLIISRFLVNSERLVLKA; translated from the coding sequence GTGATTAATTTACTACTTAAGTTTGAACTGAAAAAAGTTTTGAAGCAAAAAGTTGTTTATGTCATTCTCTTTATTCTGATTGCTGCAACCAGTATGTTTTATGCCATTCATAATAATCAATATCATATGCTCGAAAGAGGGTTGGCTGAGGAACAAGTTTTGAACAATACTGAAGTGCAACGAGTAATCGATGAAACAAAACTAGACATAGAAACAGAGAAAGATCGTCAAAATTTAGCAAGCGAAGAAAAATTATTACAATTAGGAGTTGAACGCGTAGCTGCCCTTAATGCTAACGATAGTAAAACAGCTTTACAACTTGAAATGCTGATGGAAGAACATCGTATTGAAGAAATCACTAGTGGTAGACAAGATAGAAGTCCTGATTTTCAAGAATTAGAAACTGATTTAGCCTTAAAAAAAGAGATTGCAAAAAAAGGTTATGAATACAACAGTACGATGTTTAGCGTTTGGGGACCAGATTTCAGTGTCAATATGATGCGTTATATGTTCCCTTATTTCTTGCCTTTTTGTTTTATTCTCGTGATAACGGGTGTGTTAGGCAGCGATATTGAAACAGGGAAATGGCGTTTTTTAACAACCTTACCACTCAAAAAGAGCCGTATTATGGGTGCGAAAAAATTTGTAGCTTATGGAATTGGCTTTGTCTTTATCGCTTTGCTATTCTTATTATCATTCTTTATTGCTGGTACAGTCAATGGCTATAGTTATAGTGACTATCCTGTACTCGTAAAGGATGTAACGGGTTATCACTTTATTACAATAACCAAGCAATTACTGCAAGTTATTCTGCTGGTTAGTGCGGCAATGTATTTTATTGTTAATCTGACCACTGTTTTATTATTGCTGTTTAAAAATACAGTCATCACGATGATTGTTGAGTTAGTGTTATTAATAATAACACAACAATTAACGCAGCGATTTGAAGCAGTAGAAGCAACCTGGTTAGCATTTAATCCGTTTATTTATTTTAACATTGTCGATATAACAGAAGGGAACATCGTCGATCATTTTAAATCAGCTTATTTTACAACAGGAACAGGTATATTAGTGTTGCTCGCTTCGAGCATTATTTGTTTGATTATTTCTCGTTTTTTAGTTAATAGTGAGCGTTTGGTACTCAAGGCGTAA